From one Paenibacillus sp. FSL K6-1330 genomic stretch:
- a CDS encoding response regulator — translation MYRVLLVDDEAIARTGLRSTFDWEKYGYRLVGEASNGQRAMKWILNGDLDILITDIAMPVMDGLELTRRTRELCPWVKVLLLSCHSDFEFVREGIRLGASDYILKPTLDADSLGAVLDHMRLKLEEEKQMQRILTEHEQQQRLNQKKAAEKVLFQALSGEPGALAKLEAWNHNGPYLLAVLQLNSDPGAGAAGVQHKDWHDEIERLMGQLYDQVPEALAARLETDRIAVYVPLRHAGRLPASEHEAAIRLPIRCAMGLSRRYNGMDKLQEAFREASECLEGLFFHKDQQILRAEELPLTEADSAQERPAAELHALRAALTVGNMDISEERLQSIMLRWQPGRMKKRAVLREAAELLSLLAMFHLPGSPPFPQIGEVGKLRSVEEVKELVLQGFHTLREEAMRHPVPESTLHERIVLQAVQYIKAHFTEPISLQEVANEVAVSRNYFSELFKRVTGHNFIDYVIDLRLKRAKELLSTTSLRVYEVADRSGFNDVKYFSKLFKKMVGMTPAEYQGQHRK, via the coding sequence ATGTACAGAGTGCTGCTCGTGGATGACGAAGCGATCGCACGTACAGGACTTCGATCGACCTTCGATTGGGAGAAGTATGGTTACCGGCTTGTGGGCGAGGCCTCCAACGGACAGCGGGCCATGAAATGGATTCTGAACGGGGATCTGGACATTCTGATCACGGATATCGCGATGCCGGTCATGGATGGTTTGGAGCTGACCCGCCGGACAAGGGAGCTTTGTCCTTGGGTGAAAGTGCTGCTGCTCAGCTGTCATAGCGATTTTGAGTTCGTGCGCGAAGGCATCAGGCTTGGCGCATCGGATTATATTCTCAAGCCGACGCTGGATGCGGACTCTTTGGGTGCTGTGCTTGATCACATGCGTTTGAAGCTGGAAGAGGAGAAGCAGATGCAGCGGATTTTGACCGAGCATGAGCAGCAGCAGCGTTTGAATCAGAAGAAGGCCGCGGAAAAAGTCCTCTTTCAGGCGCTGTCCGGGGAGCCCGGTGCGCTCGCAAAGCTGGAAGCATGGAACCATAACGGTCCTTATCTGCTGGCCGTGCTCCAGCTTAATTCTGATCCAGGGGCTGGCGCGGCCGGGGTTCAGCACAAGGATTGGCATGACGAGATCGAGCGATTAATGGGACAGTTATATGACCAGGTGCCGGAGGCGCTGGCAGCTCGGCTGGAGACGGATCGGATCGCTGTCTACGTGCCCCTACGGCATGCAGGAAGGCTGCCAGCTTCAGAGCACGAAGCGGCCATCCGTCTGCCGATCCGATGCGCGATGGGGCTCAGCAGGAGATATAACGGCATGGATAAGCTGCAAGAAGCGTTTCGAGAAGCTAGCGAGTGCCTGGAAGGCCTCTTCTTTCATAAAGATCAACAGATTCTTCGGGCAGAGGAGCTCCCTCTGACCGAGGCCGATTCGGCTCAGGAGAGGCCGGCCGCTGAGCTGCATGCCCTAAGAGCCGCGCTGACCGTCGGGAACATGGATATCAGCGAAGAGCGCCTGCAGTCCATTATGCTGCGCTGGCAGCCCGGAAGGATGAAGAAACGGGCGGTCCTCCGGGAAGCAGCGGAGCTTCTGAGCTTGCTCGCTATGTTTCATCTTCCCGGCAGCCCGCCGTTTCCGCAAATCGGAGAAGTGGGCAAGCTTCGCTCGGTAGAGGAAGTGAAAGAGCTTGTGCTCCAAGGCTTCCATACGTTGCGGGAAGAAGCCATGCGTCACCCCGTACCGGAATCCACGCTGCATGAGCGAATCGTGCTGCAGGCCGTCCAATATATTAAGGCGCACTTCACCGAGCCGATCTCCCTGCAGGAGGTGGCCAACGAGGTGGCCGTAAGCCGCAACTATTTTAGCGAATTGTTTAAGCGCGTCACGGGGCACAACTTCATTGACTATGTGATTGATCTGCGGCTAAAACGGGCCAAGGAGCTGCTTTCCACCACATCGCTACGAGTGTATGAAGTGGCGGATCGTTCCGGATTTAATGACGTGAAATACTTTAGCAAGCTGTTCAAGAAGATGGTAGGCATGACGCCTGCTGAGTACCAGGGACAGCATCGAAAATAA
- a CDS encoding response regulator, with translation MPFKVLLIDDEPGALEGLALWIDWERLGFSVCGTAGNGVEGLKMIHGLAPDLVITDVKMPLMDGLHMIETWQQHHHDSGVKFAIMSGYSEFEYARKALRHGIHHYMLKPIIAEEAEEELGKIHAELMQEHRRLSLSVIAKREEDVSLIKQSLLEMPLRASSLSKLQVISSAHQEWNVCLIQAESALFPDVRETVARLSAQANSEYVIDLEPNRLGLVYGYSPDKGIVPSGTIRELLRRFEGQRVLMGEGEGRPSLMLIHHSYGTAKEAVEHTFYDTDNGRVISYLEARDRPFRYHYPTSLLDEVIRSVELLSKDDFREATILAASRLREQRIAPVIVKKMVIHVLYKIRSLVKETGGGEDHILSAKNNITELTNGTTHLDDWFRELMRCGEASIELLLKEQARQAQGVIQEINDYIRLHYRENLTIKRLAELFYLHPVYLGQLLMRKNGIGFNELIHNLRIEEAVALLKQNKLKNSEIAERVGYSHYNQFLKHFEKRWGMAPNEFKNRMF, from the coding sequence ATGCCATTCAAAGTGTTGTTGATCGATGACGAACCGGGTGCGCTGGAAGGGCTGGCGCTGTGGATCGATTGGGAACGCCTGGGGTTTAGCGTCTGCGGAACTGCCGGCAACGGAGTGGAAGGCTTGAAGATGATTCATGGGCTTGCGCCGGATTTGGTCATTACCGATGTGAAGATGCCGCTAATGGACGGACTTCATATGATTGAAACCTGGCAGCAGCATCACCATGACAGCGGCGTGAAGTTTGCCATTATGAGCGGCTACAGTGAATTTGAATATGCAAGGAAGGCATTGCGGCATGGCATCCATCACTATATGCTGAAGCCTATTATCGCAGAGGAAGCCGAGGAGGAGCTCGGCAAGATTCATGCAGAGCTAATGCAGGAGCATCGCAGATTAAGCCTGAGCGTGATTGCTAAGAGGGAAGAGGATGTTTCGCTGATCAAGCAATCGCTCCTGGAGATGCCGCTTCGGGCTAGCAGCCTGTCGAAGCTTCAGGTTATATCCTCCGCCCATCAAGAGTGGAACGTATGTCTGATCCAGGCCGAGTCTGCCTTGTTTCCTGACGTCAGGGAAACCGTCGCCCGCTTGTCCGCCCAAGCGAATTCGGAGTATGTCATCGATCTGGAACCGAACCGGCTTGGTTTGGTGTACGGCTATTCTCCTGACAAAGGGATCGTACCCTCGGGCACGATCCGCGAGCTGCTCCGCCGTTTTGAAGGTCAACGGGTGCTTATGGGTGAAGGAGAAGGGAGGCCTTCTCTGATGTTGATCCATCATTCCTACGGGACCGCCAAGGAGGCTGTCGAGCATACATTTTATGATACGGATAATGGCCGGGTTATATCTTATCTAGAGGCACGGGATCGGCCGTTTCGTTATCATTACCCCACAAGTCTGTTGGATGAGGTCATCAGGTCCGTGGAGCTTCTCAGCAAGGATGATTTCCGTGAGGCTACCATATTGGCGGCATCCAGGCTTCGGGAGCAGCGAATTGCACCAGTCATCGTGAAGAAAATGGTCATCCATGTTCTATATAAGATCAGGAGCCTGGTGAAAGAGACTGGAGGCGGGGAAGATCATATCCTGTCAGCTAAAAATAATATAACCGAGTTAACAAACGGGACGACCCATTTGGACGATTGGTTCAGGGAACTGATGCGCTGCGGGGAAGCAAGCATCGAGCTTCTTCTCAAGGAGCAGGCCCGGCAAGCGCAAGGCGTAATCCAGGAGATTAACGATTATATTCGGCTGCACTACCGCGAGAATCTGACGATTAAGCGATTGGCGGAGCTTTTTTATCTGCACCCCGTCTATCTCGGCCAGCTGCTGATGCGTAAAAATGGGATCGGCTTCAACGAACTTATACATAATTTGCGGATCGAGGAAGCGGTCGCGCTGCTGAAGCAGAACAAGCTGAAGAACAGTGAGATCGCCGAAAGGGTCGGCTACAGCCATTACAATCAATTCCTTAAGCATTTCGAAAAAAGATGGGGCATGGCACCGAATGAATTCAAGAACAGGATGTTCTAA
- a CDS encoding carbohydrate ABC transporter permease, whose product MIHRGLRMSTVVLHIVLIIGACMMALPFVWMVLSSLKDLSQVFVVPPKWIPDPFIWSNYKDSLTALPFGRAYFNSFYINMIVVVSQLITCSMAAYAFAKITFPFREPLFILFLATMMVPGQVTIIPLYLIMKNIGWLDTHLAIIVPSALLNAFGVFLLRQFFRGIPKEMEEAAIVDGANRWTIYTRIMLPLIKPALSALGIFTFLGMWNNFFNPLIFLSSTDKFTVPMMLNLYRGMYSTDWTLMMAGASIALIPVLIVYIIGQKYIIEGVTLSGIKG is encoded by the coding sequence ATGATACATCGGGGATTGAGGATGTCCACCGTAGTGCTGCATATCGTGCTGATCATAGGCGCGTGTATGATGGCCTTGCCGTTTGTCTGGATGGTGCTCAGCTCGCTCAAGGATTTGTCGCAAGTATTCGTCGTGCCGCCCAAATGGATTCCTGACCCGTTCATCTGGTCCAATTACAAGGATTCGCTGACGGCGCTGCCGTTCGGGCGCGCGTATTTTAACAGCTTCTACATCAATATGATCGTTGTGGTTTCACAGCTGATTACCTGTTCCATGGCGGCCTATGCGTTTGCCAAAATCACGTTCCCGTTCCGGGAGCCGCTGTTCATTCTGTTTCTAGCTACCATGATGGTGCCGGGACAAGTGACCATCATTCCGCTCTATCTGATCATGAAAAATATCGGATGGCTGGATACACATCTGGCGATTATCGTCCCTTCGGCACTTCTCAACGCCTTCGGGGTGTTTCTGCTCCGGCAATTCTTCAGAGGCATTCCGAAAGAAATGGAGGAGGCGGCCATCGTGGACGGCGCGAACCGCTGGACGATATACACCCGGATTATGCTGCCTTTAATCAAACCGGCTTTATCGGCACTCGGGATTTTTACCTTCCTCGGGATGTGGAACAACTTCTTTAACCCGCTGATTTTTCTCAGCAGCACGGATAAGTTTACCGTGCCGATGATGCTGAATTTGTACCGGGGCATGTATTCAACGGATTGGACGCTCATGATGGCTGGAGCATCCATTGCGCTCATCCCGGTCCTCATCGTATATATCATCGGTCAGAAATATATTATTGAAGGCGTTACTTTATCCGGGATTAAGGGATAG
- a CDS encoding sugar ABC transporter permease: MNTQPAGSSGAAPSPERFPERRTTLKSKTSDGLWGYFFIFPQMIGLIAFSLIPLISAFVISMMNWDGMGAKKFIGLQNFVSQLQDEEFHIALVNTVYYTILSVPTGIVLAMLVAVGLNRVRGKILYRLIYFMPNITMSVAVAVVFMWLFNADFGLINMYLQQWFGITGPSWLTDSRYVMPSIALLSVWMGLGGNMVLFLAGLQGISRSYYEAAEIDGAGKWQQLIYITIPLLSPTTFFVTIMSIIGSFQVFDQSFVMTSGGPAKASYTLVYHIYETAFADFTFGKSTASAVILFVMILSLTLFQMRMSKRWVHYED, from the coding sequence ATGAACACGCAGCCTGCAGGAAGCTCCGGCGCCGCTCCTTCTCCGGAGCGGTTTCCGGAGAGGAGAACGACCTTAAAGAGCAAGACGTCCGATGGTTTATGGGGCTACTTTTTTATCTTTCCCCAGATGATCGGCTTGATCGCTTTTTCATTGATCCCGCTCATCTCGGCTTTTGTCATCAGCATGATGAACTGGGACGGCATGGGTGCCAAGAAGTTTATCGGTCTCCAAAATTTCGTGTCCCAGCTTCAGGATGAGGAGTTCCACATCGCACTGGTGAACACGGTGTATTACACGATTCTTTCGGTACCGACAGGCATCGTTCTGGCCATGCTGGTGGCGGTAGGCTTAAACCGGGTTCGCGGGAAGATTCTGTACCGGCTGATCTACTTCATGCCGAACATTACGATGTCCGTTGCCGTTGCCGTCGTGTTTATGTGGCTGTTCAACGCCGACTTTGGCCTTATTAACATGTACTTGCAGCAGTGGTTCGGGATAACGGGCCCCTCCTGGCTGACGGATTCCAGGTACGTGATGCCTTCAATTGCCCTGCTGAGCGTCTGGATGGGGCTGGGAGGCAATATGGTGCTGTTCCTTGCCGGGCTTCAGGGCATATCGAGAAGTTATTACGAGGCGGCCGAGATTGACGGTGCCGGCAAATGGCAGCAGCTGATCTATATTACGATTCCGCTGCTGTCCCCGACGACCTTTTTCGTAACGATCATGTCCATTATCGGTTCCTTCCAGGTGTTTGACCAGTCGTTTGTCATGACTTCCGGCGGACCGGCGAAGGCCAGCTATACGCTTGTCTATCACATCTATGAGACGGCCTTTGCGGACTTCACCTTTGGCAAGAGCACGGCGTCGGCGGTCATCCTGTTCGTGATGATCCTGTCGCTCACCTTGTTCCAGATGAGGATGTCCAAGCGGTGGGTGCATTACGAAGACTGA
- a CDS encoding sugar ABC transporter substrate-binding protein — protein MTRKQVRGSLLAIILLLSSILQACGGGGTSEGGEPGSGEKVKIKWATWGNPGELSRFQELTKDFNKNHSDIEVEFIPIPGEYDQKILTQLTGGTAPDIFYAGDALVVKLIENQSIENLTPYMEAPESVIKKEDYFEGLWGAAVRDDQTFGVPVDCNPMVLWYNKKVLKEAGITEMPADLQASGQWTWDKFKEMSDKIRDSKKYGYVLDNSWNSYHSWVTSNGGRVYDDEGNFVAASDPKAMEAFRFLYDNVKSKNITFSGTLPKGQGGDAMFMSNQVGFVAAGRWYLPLFKKNQGLEYDVVTWPTNTGNKIEPAGIPTAYMVMNKASKNKEAAYTFFSEYVSKEGQRFRLQGGGNAVPSVQGTDEVVLEGNLPEHAQLFLDAREIGYSLTPFEAGIPGLSQDITSKFEALWLKDQDLESSMKDIQDMANKKIQDYKSGKN, from the coding sequence ATGACAAGGAAACAGGTGAGAGGGTCATTGCTTGCAATCATTCTTCTACTATCATCCATACTCCAAGCGTGTGGAGGCGGCGGAACATCAGAAGGCGGGGAGCCCGGAAGCGGCGAGAAGGTCAAGATTAAATGGGCGACCTGGGGAAATCCCGGGGAGCTTAGCCGCTTTCAGGAGCTCACGAAGGACTTTAATAAGAATCACTCGGACATTGAGGTCGAATTTATTCCGATTCCGGGCGAGTATGATCAGAAAATATTAACCCAATTAACAGGTGGGACGGCCCCGGATATCTTCTATGCAGGGGACGCCCTGGTCGTGAAACTGATCGAGAATCAGAGCATTGAGAATTTGACGCCGTATATGGAAGCACCGGAAAGCGTGATCAAGAAAGAGGATTATTTCGAAGGCTTGTGGGGCGCAGCCGTGCGGGATGATCAGACCTTCGGGGTACCGGTGGACTGTAACCCGATGGTGCTGTGGTACAACAAGAAGGTGCTGAAGGAAGCAGGGATCACCGAGATGCCGGCCGATCTTCAGGCGAGCGGACAGTGGACCTGGGACAAATTCAAGGAGATGTCGGACAAGATCCGGGACAGCAAAAAGTACGGCTACGTGCTGGATAACTCCTGGAACAGCTACCACAGCTGGGTTACTTCCAACGGCGGCCGGGTGTATGACGACGAAGGGAACTTCGTGGCGGCTTCGGATCCGAAGGCGATGGAGGCGTTCCGCTTCCTGTACGACAACGTGAAATCCAAAAACATCACCTTCTCCGGCACGCTTCCTAAAGGGCAGGGTGGGGATGCCATGTTTATGTCCAACCAAGTTGGATTCGTTGCTGCAGGCCGCTGGTACTTGCCGCTGTTCAAGAAGAATCAAGGACTTGAATATGACGTGGTCACATGGCCAACCAATACCGGCAATAAGATCGAGCCGGCCGGTATCCCGACCGCATACATGGTGATGAACAAGGCATCGAAGAATAAGGAAGCGGCATACACCTTCTTCTCCGAGTACGTAAGTAAAGAGGGTCAACGTTTTCGCCTGCAGGGCGGCGGCAATGCTGTCCCGTCGGTACAGGGAACGGATGAGGTGGTGCTGGAAGGGAATCTGCCGGAGCATGCCCAGTTATTCCTGGACGCGCGTGAGATCGGGTATTCCCTGACTCCGTTCGAGGCCGGCATTCCCGGGCTTAGCCAGGATATTACGTCCAAGTTCGAGGCACTATGGCTGAAAGATCAGGATCTTGAAAGCTCGATGAAGGACATTCAGGATATGGCTAACAAGAAAATTCAAGATTACAAGAGCGGCAAGAATTGA
- a CDS encoding histidine kinase — MKRMFRLGNFVNDIPLKTKFFLIFVIGVLLPILVVNLIFMDRMSELIREREEQNLDISMERARKDIHNFIDGGVAVSHALSTDKTLYEMLDREYESQLDFYETFDEQLRNRVTSYIPVNNQIQRISIFTENSTIVSGGNYHVIDDNVLESDWYALWKSSAHPVLVAAYRATEANNSASTVPYLSVIEKMDYFDSYATYEKLLRIDIDLSKIYDVIVRERDYLDMYLVNENNEIIMSASNGYERGKYSAYSKFDLGQYDEEDRHVFSIGTARYVKGWKLIGINRGSRITSAMLDMQLFTVVLAAVVTLVAAVFITVMLRSYNYRVKRLSRHMQKVSNEKFDLIELDEGRDEIGGLIRNFNQMTTKMNSLINNVYKLEIQKKSLEMERVRAELNFLQSQMNPHFLFNTLNAILVVCTKNRYMEVTDIIKSLSKLLRRLLSWREDLVSVEEEFRFIEMYLKIEKFRFRDKFEYQFNINLEALHYKIPKMSIQPLVENACKYGLQAMDGAGLVTISASVAHDYLRIVITDNGKGIEQSKLRDIILSVRNEQFSGNSFGIRNVYRRLELYYDDHVIFNIASTLNQGTTVSFEIPIRLLEFQEHEGGGEENHAIQSVVDR, encoded by the coding sequence ATGAAGAGGATGTTCAGGCTGGGGAATTTCGTGAACGATATTCCGCTGAAAACTAAATTTTTTCTTATTTTTGTCATTGGGGTACTGCTGCCTATTCTGGTGGTCAACCTCATCTTTATGGATCGGATGTCGGAGCTGATTCGGGAGAGAGAGGAGCAGAACCTCGATATCTCGATGGAGCGGGCTAGGAAGGATATCCATAATTTCATCGACGGAGGGGTCGCTGTAAGTCATGCGCTGAGCACAGATAAGACCCTTTACGAAATGCTCGACCGTGAATATGAGTCCCAGTTGGACTTCTACGAGACCTTTGATGAGCAGCTCCGGAACCGGGTAACCAGCTACATACCGGTTAACAACCAGATTCAGCGAATTAGCATCTTTACCGAAAATTCCACCATTGTGTCCGGCGGCAATTATCATGTGATCGACGATAACGTGCTTGAGAGCGACTGGTATGCGTTGTGGAAGAGTTCGGCCCATCCTGTGCTGGTGGCGGCATATAGGGCTACGGAGGCAAACAACTCGGCTTCGACGGTTCCATATTTAAGCGTCATTGAGAAGATGGATTATTTTGATAGCTATGCTACCTATGAGAAGCTGCTTCGCATCGACATAGACCTGAGCAAGATCTATGACGTCATAGTACGGGAACGCGATTACCTGGATATGTATTTGGTCAACGAGAACAATGAGATTATTATGTCGGCAAGCAACGGTTATGAAAGAGGGAAGTACAGCGCATATTCGAAGTTTGATCTGGGGCAATACGATGAAGAGGATCGGCATGTGTTCTCGATCGGAACAGCCAGGTACGTGAAGGGATGGAAGCTGATCGGCATCAACCGGGGCAGCCGGATCACGAGCGCCATGCTGGATATGCAGCTGTTTACCGTCGTATTGGCAGCGGTTGTTACGCTGGTTGCGGCGGTCTTTATTACCGTTATGCTCCGGTCCTACAATTACCGGGTGAAGCGTTTGTCCCGTCATATGCAGAAGGTGAGCAACGAGAAATTCGACTTGATTGAACTGGACGAAGGCCGGGACGAGATCGGCGGACTCATCCGGAATTTTAATCAGATGACAACGAAGATGAACTCCCTTATCAACAATGTGTACAAGCTGGAGATTCAGAAGAAGAGCCTGGAGATGGAGCGGGTTCGGGCTGAATTAAACTTTTTGCAGAGCCAGATGAATCCCCATTTCCTGTTCAATACCCTGAATGCGATATTGGTGGTCTGCACGAAGAACCGTTACATGGAAGTGACGGATATTATCAAAAGCTTGTCCAAGCTGCTTCGCAGACTGCTGAGCTGGAGAGAGGATCTGGTCTCCGTGGAGGAGGAATTCAGATTTATCGAAATGTATCTCAAAATCGAAAAATTCCGCTTTCGGGATAAATTCGAATATCAATTCAACATCAACTTGGAAGCGCTTCATTATAAAATTCCGAAAATGAGCATTCAGCCGCTCGTTGAGAATGCATGCAAATATGGTCTGCAGGCGATGGATGGAGCCGGGTTGGTGACCATAAGCGCTTCGGTTGCCCACGACTACCTTCGCATCGTCATAACGGATAACGGTAAGGGAATCGAGCAAAGCAAGCTACGGGACATTATTCTCTCGGTCCGTAACGAGCAGTTCTCGGGCAACAGCTTCGGCATTCGAAACGTATATCGGCGGCTGGAGCTGTACTACGACGATCATGTCATTTTCAACATTGCCAGCACGCTGAATCAAGGGACAACCGTTTCCTTCGAGATTCCGATCCGGCTGCTGGAGTTTCAGGAACATGAAGGCGGAGGGGAGGAGAACCATGCCATTCAAAGTGTTGTTGATCGATGA
- a CDS encoding helix-turn-helix domain-containing protein encodes MFNVLLVDDEPWVLEGLRTMIDWNRFGFQICGEALSAPEALKLMEQWKPELVMTDIHMPVLNGLELIEHSKRILPLPPKFVILSGYDDFGYAHQAMRQRVAEYLLKPIDDEEIEAVLAKLSHEIREERDAERSHRKKAGLAVHYLLNRLIQDELSHDLAEKARKAMLIQGKPLLQCLLIEAEIIETGVDWIEWMADYGPESSLGCFQDNSGSIGVVLHVEHSTPDDVMETALQLQSALAQELKGPVIAALSGMGTGIQAIGELYRQSAEVRDDKRSQGRSGVFCYQEWRRGEHLRGLPFGWIDELFFVIMAGEQASIESCLARIYAAMTDHLPHLRALQADVADLELKLCRRIAEMKGDPDLFMNRLQGELGHLGEACHNAALKNYLRLLSFEAASQLAELRKLNEHNTIFQVIQYVDREYRSKLQLQDLARHFHMNATYLGQLFKKHAGKPFKEYLNDKRIEEAKLLLKRSGMKVSEVALHVGFPNADYFIHKFKLTTGILPSNYKNHVESKQR; translated from the coding sequence TTGTTCAATGTACTTCTGGTGGATGATGAACCATGGGTCCTAGAGGGACTTCGAACCATGATCGACTGGAACCGGTTTGGATTTCAAATATGCGGAGAAGCTCTGAGCGCTCCAGAAGCGCTAAAGTTAATGGAACAGTGGAAGCCCGAACTGGTGATGACGGATATACACATGCCAGTCCTGAACGGCCTTGAATTGATTGAGCACAGTAAACGGATACTGCCTCTTCCTCCGAAATTCGTTATTTTGAGCGGTTATGATGATTTTGGATATGCACATCAAGCCATGCGCCAACGGGTCGCCGAGTATTTGCTGAAACCGATAGATGACGAGGAGATCGAAGCTGTGCTTGCCAAGCTCAGCCATGAGATCCGGGAAGAACGAGACGCTGAACGCAGCCACCGGAAGAAGGCGGGCCTTGCCGTCCATTATTTGTTGAACCGGTTAATTCAGGATGAGCTGAGCCATGATTTGGCCGAGAAAGCGCGCAAAGCGATGTTAATCCAGGGCAAGCCGCTGCTGCAGTGCCTACTGATTGAGGCGGAGATTATTGAAACGGGAGTGGATTGGATCGAATGGATGGCCGATTATGGGCCCGAGAGCTCGCTGGGATGTTTCCAGGACAACAGCGGGAGCATCGGAGTGGTGCTTCATGTGGAGCATTCGACTCCGGATGATGTTATGGAGACCGCGCTTCAATTGCAATCCGCTCTGGCCCAGGAGCTGAAAGGACCGGTTATCGCAGCGTTAAGCGGAATGGGGACAGGAATTCAGGCGATTGGAGAGCTTTACAGGCAAAGCGCGGAGGTGCGTGATGATAAACGGAGCCAAGGCAGAAGCGGCGTGTTTTGTTATCAAGAGTGGAGGAGGGGCGAGCACCTCCGGGGGCTACCCTTCGGATGGATAGACGAATTGTTTTTTGTGATTATGGCGGGGGAACAAGCGTCCATCGAGTCATGCTTGGCGCGGATTTATGCAGCCATGACTGATCACCTGCCCCACCTGAGGGCTCTTCAAGCTGATGTGGCCGATCTGGAATTGAAGCTGTGCCGAAGGATCGCGGAGATGAAGGGAGATCCGGATCTTTTCATGAACCGGCTGCAAGGGGAGCTTGGACATCTGGGTGAAGCTTGCCATAACGCAGCGTTAAAGAATTATTTGCGGCTGCTCTCGTTCGAGGCCGCTTCGCAGTTGGCCGAGTTAAGAAAGCTTAACGAGCACAACACCATTTTTCAAGTGATTCAGTATGTCGACAGAGAATATCGAAGCAAGCTTCAGCTTCAGGATTTGGCACGGCATTTTCATATGAACGCCACTTATTTGGGACAGCTGTTCAAGAAGCATGCAGGCAAGCCGTTCAAGGAATATCTGAATGACAAGCGGATCGAGGAGGCCAAGCTGCTGCTGAAACGTAGCGGCATGAAGGTTTCCGAGGTTGCGCTCCATGTCGGGTTCCCGAACGCGGACTATTTTATCCATAAGTTTAAGCTGACAACCGGGATACTGCCCTCGAATTACAAGAATCATGTTGAAAGCAAGCAGCGCTAA